In Roseofilum capinflatum BLCC-M114, the genomic window AGTTTGCGTCGTATTCGACTGGGGGCTACAGGCGATCGCCATCAGACAACAAACGAGGGCGATCGCTAAAAATTTTCCTAAACGCTGCGATTGTTTCAACCAAGTGAACACTAACTTCTCTCTCTTCCTTGCGTGACCATGGCTCTCATCATAGTACAAGATGGCGAGGGGGCGATGGTTTCGCTCTAAAACATATTTTTGTATTTTTGACAACAACTTTTGATAAAAATTTACGTTACCCTAACGGATAAAGCCATAAGAACACCCAATCGATGAGGAAAGTCTGATGAGTTTGATGCCAGAATCCGGACTGTACCCCGTCCAATCGACTGCCGTTAGTGTGGGGAAATACTTAGTCAAGAAACTTGAATCTATTGGTGTTCGACATATTTTTGGCGTGCCAGGAGATTATGTCCTGAGATTCATGGATCATATTGTGGAAAGCTCCATGGATTTGATCGGAACTTGTAACGAATTAAACGCTGGATACGCGGCTGATGCTTACGCCCGGTTAAATGGAGTCAGCGCCCTCTGTGTCACTTACGGAGTGGGGGGATTGAGTCTGATCAATGCTCTAGCAGGAGCCTATGCCGAACAAGTACCCGTCATTGCCATTAGCGGTGCGCCCAAAACCTCAGCAGAAGAGAATTCCTTGCTCATGCATCACACGACTGGAGATTATAATCTGCAACGTTCGGTATTAAAAAATGTCACCGTTGCCGCAGTGACGTTAACCGCCGATGATGCCATTGCTCAGATCGATCGGGCGATCGCCGCTTGCCTCCAGTATAAGCGCCCTGTATACATCGAAATTCCCGCCGATTTAGTCGATCATCCCTGCGTCTTACCCCTGCGAAAGCCCTCCCTGTCAGTGCTTGAGAGCAAACCCGAAGCCCTAGAAGAGGCGATCGCCGAAGCCGTCGAACTCCTAGAAAACGCCCAATCTCCCGTCATTTTAGCCGGTGTAGAACTCCATCGCTATGGCATCCAATCTCAACTTGATCGGCTCGTGGAAAAAACCGGCTATCCCGTTGCCACCACCATGCTCGGTAAATCCGCCATTTCTGAGATGCACCCCCAATTTATCGGCAACTATGTGGGAGCCTTAAGTCGGGATGAAGTCCGCGATCGGGTCGAAAATGCCGATTGTATTCTTTGCCTAGGCGCAATTTTATCCGACACCAATTTAGGCGGCTTTACGGCTGAACTCGATCCCAGCAAACTCATCAACGCCAACCTCGCGCGAGTCCAAATTAAACATCATTTTTATGCCCCCATTCACTTAGGCGACTTTATCGAGGGATTAATCGAAAAACTTCCCTATCGTCCCCCAGAAACCTTAAACATTCAACCCGCTTCAAGTCTGCACAAAGATCCCTGGCAAGTCCAAGACAACGCCCCCCTCACCAATGCTCGGTTTTATGAACGGATGAACTCGTTTATCGGCGAAAATGATATCGTCATTGCCGAAACCGGGGATGCCATCATTGCTTGCATCGACTTACTGATCCATCAAAATACCAAATTTATTGGTCAAGCCTTTTATATGTCCATTGGCTATTCTCTCCCCGCTTGTTTAGGCGCTGGGTTAGCCTCTCCAGACAATCGCGTGGTTTTATTTATTGGCGATGGTTCCTTCCAGATGACTTGTCAGGCCCTTTCAACCCTGATTCGCAATGGAATTCACCCGATTATTTTCTTAATTAACAATGACGGCTATACCATCGAGCGCATGATTCATGATGGCCCCTATAATGACATTCAACCCTGGAAATACCATCTAATGCCCCAGATTTTTGGCCAAAGCTGGAGTACCGAAGTGAGAACCGAGGGTGAGCTAGAGCTGGCATTGGCAGAGACAGAGCGTCATACGGATAAGCTCTGTTTTATCGAAATTCACTTAGATCGCTTTGATTGCTGCGATCGCCTGGCCCATCTGACTCAAACCCTACAATATAGTGGTTTGCACGGTAACAAGGAATAGTGGGAAAGATTCTCCTAGCTATGTTGTATATTCCCACAGCATTTTTGGAAGGCGAGGGATTGTCCTATGGGGAGTGCGAGCGTCTCGCTCGCTAGGGCACACTTTATTGCGAGCAAGATGTTTGTCCTGCGGACATGCTACGCTACGCACTCCTCGCATTACAGCTCTTCGCGGTATATCTTCCACAAAGGTTTGTCCAATAGAAATTGATTCACTTGTTAGTGAAGTTCCAAGCAGTGAATAGCAGGATTTCCTAAAAGTTCTTCAATGGCTTCTTGCCCAGAGCGAAGAAGAGCTTCAACCTGTTGAGTGGGTGCATTTCCACATCTTAGCCATACCACTTTTGGTGGAGAACCATAAAGTCGGCTTTTTTCTGCAAAATCTGCATCTTGAGTCACAATGCAGAAATCATTTAGCTTGGCAAACTCCCAAATCTCTGTATCTGTTTTCTCTGCTAACCCATGAAATTGTACATGACTAGCATTGAGAAAAATATCAGCCAAGCGAGGGATCAATTTTTGACTCAAATTTTGATCGAGAAGTAGTTTCAAGCGGCACTCACCGAAGCAACTAAACGATGTTCGCGATCGGCGGCAAACTCTAAACAAGCTCTAATATCTGCTTCTGTCAGTTCTGGGAAATCCTCAATAATGTCAGCCACAGACATGCCAGCAGCAAGCCAGCCAAGAACATCGTAAACTGTAATTCGCATCCGACGAATACAGGGTTTTCCCCCACGTTTATCTGGCTCAATGGTAATAATATCGCGATAGGTCATAATACAAAGAGGATTGTTACACCTGTGATTTTAGCCTAAAGCATTTTGCTCTGTATGAGTTTTACCACTTGTAACGAAACCTAATAAATACGTTGGGTTTCACTTGTAAAGGCGATCGCCAAACACAATCCACAT contains:
- a CDS encoding alpha-keto acid decarboxylase family protein, producing MSLMPESGLYPVQSTAVSVGKYLVKKLESIGVRHIFGVPGDYVLRFMDHIVESSMDLIGTCNELNAGYAADAYARLNGVSALCVTYGVGGLSLINALAGAYAEQVPVIAISGAPKTSAEENSLLMHHTTGDYNLQRSVLKNVTVAAVTLTADDAIAQIDRAIAACLQYKRPVYIEIPADLVDHPCVLPLRKPSLSVLESKPEALEEAIAEAVELLENAQSPVILAGVELHRYGIQSQLDRLVEKTGYPVATTMLGKSAISEMHPQFIGNYVGALSRDEVRDRVENADCILCLGAILSDTNLGGFTAELDPSKLINANLARVQIKHHFYAPIHLGDFIEGLIEKLPYRPPETLNIQPASSLHKDPWQVQDNAPLTNARFYERMNSFIGENDIVIAETGDAIIACIDLLIHQNTKFIGQAFYMSIGYSLPACLGAGLASPDNRVVLFIGDGSFQMTCQALSTLIRNGIHPIIFLINNDGYTIERMIHDGPYNDIQPWKYHLMPQIFGQSWSTEVRTEGELELALAETERHTDKLCFIEIHLDRFDCCDRLAHLTQTLQYSGLHGNKE
- a CDS encoding DUF5615 family PIN-like protein translates to MKLLLDQNLSQKLIPRLADIFLNASHVQFHGLAEKTDTEIWEFAKLNDFCIVTQDADFAEKSRLYGSPPKVVWLRCGNAPTQQVEALLRSGQEAIEELLGNPAIHCLELH
- a CDS encoding DUF433 domain-containing protein — translated: MTYRDIITIEPDKRGGKPCIRRMRITVYDVLGWLAAGMSVADIIEDFPELTEADIRACLEFAADREHRLVASVSAA